The Virgibacillus dokdonensis genome includes a window with the following:
- a CDS encoding acetoacetate--CoA ligase yields the protein MKEVKEGELLWEPSSERKAAAKINSYMQWLHEHKNLYFQDYHSLWNWSVKEIKVFWESIWEYFDLQAKKDYQTVLSSHHMPGAKWFPEATVNYTEHIFRNRGHSDQPAIIHTSERRKVSEISWHKLYQDTIAIQQTFKRLGIQKGDRIVAYIPNIYEAVVAFLATASLGAVWSSASPDFGTQSVIDRFQQIEPTLFLTVDGYQYGGKTFDRTEVAAEIQSSLPTLKATIAISYLDDQATFSSLQHVVHWEKAINQAVKGDIEYTHVAFNDPLWVLFSSGTTGKPKPIVHSQGGILLEHFKALTLHADLGESDRFFWFTTTGWMMWNFLVGGLLTGSTIILYDGNPAYPSKERLWKLAEETKMTVFGTSASYITACMKDAIKPYQQYDLSHLKNISSTGSPLPPEGFLWCYENVKKDLWIASASGGTDVCTAFILGVPTLPVYAGELQCRGLGAKIEAFDDNGMPLIEEVGELVLTEPFPSMPIYFWNDPEGERLRESYFDMFSGIWRHGDYLKITERDTCVIYGRSDATINRGGVRIGTSEIYRAVDRIPDIEDSLIVDIPSPDSDSFVPLFVVMKDGYPLTDDLKRKINQHIRAHCSPRHVPTAIYEVPDLPRTLNGKKLEIPVKKILQGKPMEQIVNKGSLHNASALDAFFQFKEKMKI from the coding sequence ATGAAGGAAGTAAAAGAAGGGGAATTACTATGGGAACCAAGTTCAGAGAGAAAAGCAGCCGCAAAAATAAACAGCTACATGCAATGGCTACATGAACATAAAAATTTGTATTTTCAGGATTATCACAGTTTATGGAATTGGTCTGTAAAAGAAATAAAAGTATTTTGGGAAAGTATTTGGGAGTATTTTGATTTGCAAGCAAAAAAAGACTATCAAACTGTGTTGTCTTCACATCATATGCCAGGAGCAAAATGGTTTCCTGAAGCGACTGTGAACTATACAGAGCATATTTTTCGAAATAGAGGGCATTCGGATCAACCAGCCATCATCCATACCTCTGAACGTAGAAAAGTGTCTGAAATCTCTTGGCACAAACTGTATCAAGATACAATAGCAATACAACAAACATTTAAACGATTGGGCATTCAAAAAGGAGATCGCATCGTTGCTTATATACCAAATATTTACGAAGCTGTCGTTGCCTTTCTAGCTACTGCCAGTCTCGGAGCAGTATGGTCTAGTGCTTCTCCAGATTTCGGCACGCAAAGTGTTATTGATCGTTTTCAACAAATTGAACCGACGTTATTTTTAACGGTGGACGGTTACCAATATGGCGGGAAAACATTTGACAGAACAGAAGTAGCAGCAGAAATTCAATCCAGTCTGCCAACCTTAAAAGCGACGATTGCTATTTCCTATTTAGATGATCAGGCTACCTTTTCCTCATTACAACATGTTGTGCATTGGGAAAAAGCAATCAATCAGGCAGTCAAAGGTGATATTGAATATACACATGTTGCGTTCAATGATCCTTTATGGGTACTCTTTTCTTCTGGAACGACTGGAAAACCAAAGCCTATCGTTCACAGCCAAGGCGGTATTTTATTAGAACATTTTAAAGCATTGACACTTCATGCTGACCTTGGAGAAAGTGACCGCTTTTTTTGGTTTACCACAACGGGTTGGATGATGTGGAACTTTCTAGTAGGCGGACTACTGACAGGAAGTACGATTATTTTATATGACGGAAATCCTGCTTACCCTTCGAAAGAAAGATTATGGAAATTAGCGGAAGAAACGAAAATGACAGTGTTTGGAACAAGTGCAAGTTATATTACAGCTTGCATGAAGGACGCTATAAAACCGTATCAACAATATGACTTGAGTCATTTAAAGAACATCAGCTCCACCGGATCTCCACTTCCACCTGAAGGTTTTCTATGGTGTTATGAAAATGTAAAAAAAGATTTGTGGATTGCTTCTGCCAGCGGTGGTACGGATGTATGTACGGCGTTTATTCTCGGCGTGCCTACTTTACCAGTCTATGCTGGCGAATTGCAGTGCCGTGGCTTAGGGGCTAAAATTGAAGCTTTTGATGATAATGGTATGCCTCTTATTGAGGAAGTTGGTGAACTTGTCTTAACAGAACCTTTTCCTTCCATGCCAATCTATTTTTGGAATGATCCAGAAGGGGAACGTTTAAGAGAAAGCTATTTTGACATGTTCTCAGGTATATGGCGACATGGCGATTATTTAAAAATAACGGAACGAGACACGTGCGTCATCTATGGAAGATCAGATGCAACTATTAATCGCGGTGGCGTGCGTATTGGAACGAGTGAAATATATCGAGCAGTTGATCGCATTCCAGACATTGAGGATAGTTTAATTGTAGATATTCCTAGTCCAGACAGTGATTCATTTGTTCCTTTATTCGTCGTTATGAAAGATGGATATCCATTAACAGATGACCTAAAACGGAAAATCAACCAACATATTCGCGCCCATTGCTCTCCACGCCACGTTCCTACTGCTATATATGAAGTACCAGATTTACCAAGAACGTTAAACGGTAAAAAACTAGAGATTCCCGTAAAGAAGATTTTACAAGGAAAACCGATGGAACAAATTGTTAACAAAGGGTCTTTGCACAATGCAAGTGCATTGGATGCATTCTTTCAGTTTAAAGAAAAAATGAAGATTTAA